In Rhodothermales bacterium, a single window of DNA contains:
- a CDS encoding 4Fe-4S binding protein, with protein sequence MTRHTDTAVATDLTLRWLVRGTTATAAILLLTAVFDIWPFKPLASTGTAMLLLAAAVTIEVSRRSGWRSHRIHHRWAGMLTGLGILGTLIAISGVGQAWPIPMFGLGLGALTVGSTWMILARYRSTPEGVDNHGVMTNPTMNRGAAGWMLGILMTGFYVLVYWYPSALDGLVRTTDWLSWAMRGRAADHWFMYSLVYTLAVAVFGIRAWYRYRHVKYQRLRTLSVVFVQVILAFVLPSILVLFQQPEFYFSYFWPLKWTYLWPGDYGMGWILADSGRLGMFMIGWGAIMSFVATPILTYYYGKRWYCSWVCGCGAMAETMGDPYRHLAPRSTASWQLERWMIHGSLLVIVVATAVLWINSATEGAMLGSLSGAFAQTYGFLFGSIWAGVIGVGFYPFLGTRIWCRYGCPMAAILGLQQRFFSRFRITTNGGQCISCGNCSAYCEMGIDVRWYAQRGQNIVRASCVGCGICSSVCPRGVLKLENGPADGRLGRPVLVEWEDVDILSGYD encoded by the coding sequence ATGACCCGTCACACAGATACAGCAGTTGCTACCGACCTTACCCTTCGGTGGTTGGTCCGGGGAACGACGGCTACGGCCGCGATCCTCCTGCTGACGGCCGTTTTCGACATCTGGCCTTTCAAGCCGCTCGCATCGACGGGCACCGCCATGCTGTTGTTGGCGGCTGCGGTCACGATCGAGGTCTCCCGGCGGTCGGGCTGGCGATCGCATCGCATCCATCATCGGTGGGCAGGCATGTTGACCGGGTTGGGTATCCTTGGGACCCTCATCGCGATTTCGGGTGTGGGCCAGGCCTGGCCGATTCCCATGTTCGGACTTGGACTGGGCGCCCTGACGGTCGGCTCGACGTGGATGATCCTGGCACGCTACCGGAGTACACCTGAGGGTGTCGACAACCATGGCGTCATGACGAACCCCACCATGAACCGGGGCGCTGCCGGATGGATGCTCGGTATTCTCATGACGGGATTCTACGTCCTGGTCTACTGGTATCCGTCCGCACTGGATGGACTGGTCCGGACCACCGACTGGCTGTCGTGGGCCATGCGCGGGCGGGCTGCGGACCATTGGTTCATGTACAGCCTCGTCTATACCCTGGCGGTCGCGGTTTTCGGTATCCGCGCGTGGTACCGGTACCGGCACGTCAAATACCAACGCCTGAGGACGCTTTCGGTCGTGTTCGTGCAGGTTATTCTGGCCTTCGTCCTGCCAAGTATCCTCGTCCTGTTCCAGCAACCGGAGTTCTACTTTTCGTACTTCTGGCCCCTTAAATGGACCTATCTGTGGCCGGGAGACTACGGGATGGGGTGGATCCTGGCCGATTCGGGGCGGCTCGGGATGTTCATGATCGGGTGGGGGGCCATCATGAGTTTCGTGGCGACGCCCATCCTGACGTACTACTACGGCAAGCGCTGGTACTGCTCCTGGGTCTGCGGCTGCGGTGCGATGGCCGAGACCATGGGCGATCCGTACAGACACTTGGCACCCCGATCCACCGCCAGCTGGCAGCTGGAACGGTGGATGATCCACGGGAGCCTGCTGGTCATTGTCGTGGCGACGGCGGTCCTCTGGATCAATTCGGCCACCGAAGGAGCGATGCTGGGAAGTCTGTCCGGAGCCTTTGCACAGACGTATGGATTCCTGTTCGGCTCCATTTGGGCCGGTGTGATAGGGGTCGGGTTCTATCCGTTCCTGGGCACCCGGATCTGGTGCCGGTACGGATGCCCCATGGCGGCCATCCTGGGCCTGCAACAGCGATTCTTCTCCCGATTCCGTATTACCACGAACGGCGGACAGTGCATCTCCTGTGGAAACTGTTCGGCATACTGTGAGATGGGCATTGATGTCCGTTGGTATGCACAACGCGGTCAGAACATCGTGCGGGCCTCCTGTGTGGGATGCGGCATTTGCAGCTCGGTATGTCCACGGGGTGTGCTGAAGCTGGAGAACGGACCTGCCGATGGCCGGCTCGGCCGACCCGTTCTGGTCGAATGGGAGGACGTGGATATACTGTCGGGTTACGACTGA
- a CDS encoding FAD-dependent oxidoreductase: MHVVIIGNGIAGITAARFVRKNGDARLTIVSSETEYHVARTALMYAYMGDLRESDLKPYEDDFWTKNRMELVLDHATDLDTAARSVQLASGRRLTYDRLVLATGSRPNRFGWQGEYLDGVQGLYAWSDLKTMQRVTEGITDAVVVGGGLIGIELVEMLRSRSIDVHFLVRETAYMDHLFSRDESELIHRQIDRHGVHLHLGCEVDRFEDDGNGRVAAVTTRDGRSFPAAFAGIGVGVHPRTELAEAAGIETNKGILVDRSFRTSAPDVFAAGDCAEFRRPLVDGRTIEQLWYSARRQGRILGLILSGKDLSYDTPVFYNSAKFFDLEYQTYGSVPATDDAGLETRAWQDGTRLVRVARRADTGALAGVTGFGIRLRHDVAATWIRAARRATFSGQDVRELAFDPEFTSLPHNDIARELSAWT, encoded by the coding sequence GTGCACGTCGTCATCATCGGAAACGGCATTGCCGGAATTACTGCAGCCCGTTTCGTCCGCAAGAACGGTGACGCCCGGTTGACAATTGTCAGTTCGGAAACCGAGTACCATGTGGCCCGGACTGCATTGATGTACGCCTACATGGGCGATCTCAGGGAATCCGACCTGAAGCCCTACGAGGACGACTTCTGGACAAAGAACCGGATGGAGCTCGTCCTGGACCATGCAACGGACCTGGATACCGCTGCCCGGAGCGTTCAACTCGCTTCCGGGCGTCGTCTGACCTACGACCGCCTGGTACTGGCCACCGGCAGTCGCCCGAACCGCTTCGGATGGCAGGGCGAATACCTGGATGGCGTGCAGGGGCTGTATGCCTGGTCAGACCTGAAAACCATGCAACGGGTCACTGAGGGCATTACCGATGCGGTCGTGGTCGGCGGCGGGCTGATTGGCATCGAATTGGTCGAGATGCTCCGGTCCCGTTCCATCGATGTCCACTTCCTGGTCCGGGAGACGGCCTACATGGACCACCTGTTTTCCCGGGATGAGTCGGAGCTCATCCACCGTCAGATTGACCGGCACGGCGTGCATTTGCACCTGGGTTGCGAAGTGGACCGATTCGAGGATGACGGCAACGGTCGAGTGGCTGCCGTGACCACCCGGGACGGCCGCTCGTTCCCGGCCGCGTTCGCGGGTATCGGAGTCGGAGTTCATCCCAGGACGGAACTGGCCGAAGCGGCCGGAATCGAAACCAACAAAGGCATCCTCGTCGACCGGTCCTTCCGCACGAGCGCCCCGGACGTGTTCGCGGCCGGAGATTGTGCCGAATTCCGTCGCCCGTTGGTTGACGGCCGCACGATTGAACAATTGTGGTACAGTGCCCGGAGGCAGGGACGCATCCTTGGTTTGATCCTGTCCGGAAAGGACCTGTCGTACGATACGCCCGTATTCTACAATTCGGCCAAGTTCTTTGATCTTGAGTACCAGACGTATGGCAGCGTACCCGCCACCGATGATGCCGGACTGGAAACGCGCGCCTGGCAGGACGGAACGCGCTTGGTCCGTGTGGCGCGGCGCGCCGACACCGGTGCGCTTGCCGGCGTGACGGGCTTCGGGATCCGACTCCGTCATGACGTCGCCGCCACCTGGATCCGGGCGGCGCGCCGCGCCACATTTTCCGGGCAGGACGTCCGGGAGTTGGCATTCGACCCCGAATTCACCTCACTGCCGCACAACGATATAGCCCGAGAGCTCTCGGCCTGGACATGA
- a CDS encoding NAD(+)/NADH kinase, translating to MRIGITGNTQKESLWKPVEDIAGRLVAAGRTLVLHPDILEVLERDGNPGIPTDDLVHVSSAQEFVEASEIILSFGGDGTLLNTARMVGDRGVPILGINYGRLGFLANVDASDLEMALRRIEQGDFGIDERLVLEARVDDESPRWALNDVTLQRSGDTGLMTIHVEVDGRPLNTYWADGLIVSTPTGSTAYSLALGGPIMAPGCGSLLITPIAPHTLTVRPIVLPDTSRIRLWVSGQRRRYVVTVDGEPSLYENESVTIHVAKASHTVRLIRFEDQDYFSTLRDKLMWGARFQSVKHS from the coding sequence GTGCGCATCGGAATTACCGGAAATACCCAGAAGGAGTCGCTCTGGAAGCCCGTCGAGGATATTGCCGGGCGCCTGGTGGCGGCTGGCCGGACCCTCGTGCTGCATCCGGATATCCTGGAGGTTCTCGAGCGGGACGGGAATCCGGGTATTCCGACAGACGATCTCGTCCATGTCTCCTCCGCTCAGGAATTTGTCGAAGCATCGGAGATCATCCTGTCTTTTGGAGGCGATGGCACTTTGTTGAATACTGCGCGGATGGTCGGCGATCGCGGCGTTCCCATCCTGGGCATCAATTACGGGCGCCTGGGGTTCCTTGCCAACGTCGATGCATCCGATCTGGAGATGGCGCTCCGAAGGATTGAACAGGGCGATTTCGGTATCGATGAGCGGCTGGTCCTCGAAGCGCGGGTCGACGACGAGTCACCGCGGTGGGCACTGAATGACGTCACGCTCCAGCGATCCGGTGATACCGGGTTGATGACCATCCACGTGGAGGTGGACGGACGCCCGCTGAACACGTATTGGGCCGACGGATTGATCGTATCCACACCAACCGGATCAACGGCGTACTCGCTTGCCCTTGGCGGACCGATCATGGCTCCCGGGTGTGGCAGCCTCCTGATCACGCCCATTGCTCCGCATACCCTCACCGTACGCCCCATCGTACTGCCCGATACGTCCCGGATCCGGTTGTGGGTGTCGGGGCAGCGCAGACGGTATGTGGTCACGGTTGACGGCGAACCTTCCCTGTACGAAAACGAGTCCGTGACCATCCACGTAGCCAAGGCCTCCCACACGGTTCGCCTCATCCGGTTCGAGGACCAGGACTATTTCAGCACGCTCCGGGACAAACTCATGTGGGGAGCACGATTTCAATCGGTTAAGCATTCGTGA
- a CDS encoding SIMPL domain-containing protein (The SIMPL domain is named for its presence in mouse protein SIMPL (signalling molecule that associates with mouse pelle-like kinase). Bacterial member BP26, from Brucella, was shown to assemble into a channel-like structure, while YggE from E. coli has been associated with resistance to oxidative stress.) — MQQRPLLLASLLMAFGILGAGWFVGNGLITSRVTDRFVTVKGVSEQDVEADLALWPLKLNVSGNNLSSIQADLDGQVAEVIRFLIRHGVDTSGVSIEGLEVTDRLANPYGESGPIQNRYVVQQTLIIRSEDPGSVLAASQEMGQLVDAGVVFTSGSGYGPAQPTFIFTRLNDVKPTMIAEATANAREAAEQFASDANSNVGGIRRANQGVFQILARDQAPGIMESAQITKTVRVVSTVEYYLE; from the coding sequence ATGCAACAACGTCCCCTGCTTCTCGCATCGCTCCTGATGGCCTTCGGCATCCTCGGAGCCGGTTGGTTCGTCGGAAACGGCCTGATAACCTCCCGCGTCACGGACCGCTTCGTGACCGTGAAAGGCGTTTCGGAACAGGACGTGGAAGCGGACCTTGCGCTGTGGCCCCTGAAATTGAACGTATCCGGCAACAACCTGAGCAGCATCCAGGCCGATCTGGACGGCCAGGTTGCCGAAGTCATCCGTTTCCTCATCCGGCATGGCGTCGATACGTCCGGCGTGAGCATTGAGGGACTCGAAGTCACGGATCGACTGGCGAATCCCTACGGGGAAAGTGGACCCATCCAGAACCGGTACGTCGTGCAGCAGACGCTCATCATCCGTTCCGAAGATCCAGGGTCCGTCCTTGCGGCCAGCCAGGAAATGGGGCAGTTGGTGGATGCCGGGGTCGTCTTCACGTCAGGTTCCGGTTACGGACCGGCCCAACCCACGTTCATCTTCACGCGCCTGAATGATGTCAAACCGACCATGATTGCAGAGGCCACGGCCAACGCCCGGGAGGCAGCAGAACAGTTTGCGTCCGATGCCAACAGCAACGTTGGAGGCATCCGCCGCGCCAATCAGGGTGTGTTCCAGATTCTTGCCCGCGATCAGGCACCGGGGATCATGGAATCGGCACAGATCACCAAAACCGTCCGCGTGGTCAGCACGGTCGAGTACTACCTGGAGTAG
- a CDS encoding WbqC family protein, translated as MPRQDAAAPHQDLVRIPEYLPRPGWFMEVLDRDVLWLDDTVQYSRQSFQNRTRFRNADGFQWLTVPVGSGQFGRAISDTVIQGDPGWRTRHRKALKFNYESAPYYVHYEHLLMDFWSTPWTSLGACTCRSVRMVIQMLRLPVDVRVVSESGKQAPGAPPPGPIADATPAYRQNFDGFIVGMSVIDLILNHGPDAVPWMRKAALRAS; from the coding sequence GTGCCCCGTCAAGACGCTGCCGCGCCCCACCAAGACCTCGTCCGCATACCGGAATATCTTCCTCGTCCGGGCTGGTTCATGGAGGTCCTGGACCGGGACGTCCTGTGGCTGGACGATACAGTCCAATATTCGCGGCAGTCTTTCCAGAACCGGACCCGATTCCGCAATGCCGACGGGTTCCAGTGGCTTACCGTACCGGTGGGCAGTGGGCAGTTCGGACGGGCCATCTCCGACACGGTCATCCAGGGCGACCCGGGATGGCGGACCCGCCACCGGAAGGCGCTCAAATTCAACTACGAATCGGCGCCGTACTACGTGCATTACGAGCATCTCCTCATGGATTTCTGGTCGACGCCGTGGACGTCGTTGGGAGCGTGTACCTGCCGCAGTGTGCGTATGGTCATTCAGATGCTCCGACTGCCCGTGGACGTGCGTGTCGTCTCGGAATCCGGGAAGCAGGCACCCGGTGCTCCACCGCCGGGCCCCATTGCAGATGCGACGCCGGCATACCGTCAGAACTTCGACGGATTCATTGTGGGCATGTCGGTCATCGACCTCATCCTGAACCACGGACCCGATGCGGTTCCGTGGATGAGGAAGGCAGCGCTCCGGGCATCCTGA
- a CDS encoding LD-carboxypeptidase, which produces MLNRPAPLGPDSRIGLIAPASLPADHTRIARGIDRMRREGWHIEQRRDFTDARGYLAGSDEDRSNELNHFLRRTDIDALICIRGGYGCMRILPHLDYEAARAHPKLLVGYSDITALHLAFLAKSGWSGVSGPMVAVDWPDLDSGSRKQFLELAGGGAGPLLGPAGEDLSPARRGTVEGRIIGGNLSMVVRLLGTPYLPDMSGAILVVEDVGEEPYRIDAYFTQLRLAGVLQQLGGIVLAGFTECGFPAGKRSLTLDEVFEDNVMSLDIPVATGLLYGHFPVKSAVPIGVRARLSVTEDTARLDLLESVVRPA; this is translated from the coding sequence ATGCTGAACAGACCTGCTCCACTGGGACCCGATTCCAGGATCGGCCTCATTGCCCCGGCCTCCTTGCCCGCCGATCACACCCGGATTGCCCGGGGCATCGACCGGATGCGTCGCGAAGGGTGGCATATCGAGCAACGTCGTGATTTCACGGATGCTCGAGGCTACTTGGCCGGATCTGATGAGGATCGGTCGAATGAACTCAACCACTTCCTCAGGCGCACCGATATCGATGCCCTGATCTGCATCCGTGGCGGCTATGGATGCATGCGGATCCTGCCCCACCTGGATTACGAAGCGGCACGGGCACATCCCAAATTACTGGTCGGCTATTCCGACATCACCGCCTTGCACCTGGCCTTCCTGGCAAAATCCGGGTGGTCCGGTGTATCAGGTCCCATGGTGGCGGTGGACTGGCCGGATCTCGACTCCGGTTCCCGCAAGCAATTCCTGGAACTGGCTGGCGGAGGGGCGGGGCCGCTGTTGGGTCCCGCAGGCGAAGATCTGTCCCCCGCCCGCCGTGGAACGGTGGAGGGACGCATTATTGGAGGCAACCTGTCGATGGTCGTCCGACTGCTCGGTACACCGTACCTGCCGGACATGTCGGGTGCCATCCTGGTGGTCGAGGACGTGGGCGAAGAACCCTATCGGATAGATGCTTATTTCACGCAACTACGTTTGGCCGGTGTCCTGCAACAACTTGGCGGGATCGTGCTTGCAGGATTCACTGAGTGCGGATTCCCGGCGGGAAAGCGCTCGCTGACCCTGGACGAGGTGTTCGAGGACAACGTGATGTCATTGGACATCCCGGTTGCAACCGGGTTGTTGTACGGTCACTTTCCGGTCAAAAGTGCCGTTCCGATCGGTGTCCGCGCCCGGCTCTCGGTTACGGAAGACACGGCGCGTCTTGATCTGCTGGAGTCGGTGGTCCGTCCAGCGTGA
- the purN gene encoding phosphoribosylglycinamide formyltransferase — protein sequence MSLPRLAIFASGGGSNFQAILDRAAAGGLGADVSLLVASSASAGALDRARAAGVPTEVCGPDDDPSVFTDKHAIDLVALAGYMRRIPPDMVASFRHRMVNIHPSLLPAFGGSGMYGARVHEAVVAHGVRITGATVHFVDETYDTGPIILQQAVPVHQDDTPADVAARVLAVEHSLYPEAIQLLAANRLTVHGRRVRIQDA from the coding sequence ATGTCCCTGCCCAGATTGGCCATTTTTGCTTCCGGAGGCGGCTCCAACTTCCAGGCCATCCTGGACCGGGCCGCAGCCGGCGGACTCGGCGCGGATGTCTCCCTGTTGGTGGCATCGTCCGCATCGGCGGGTGCCTTGGATCGGGCCCGGGCGGCAGGTGTCCCGACGGAAGTCTGTGGACCGGACGACGATCCTTCGGTATTCACCGACAAGCACGCCATTGACCTCGTGGCCCTCGCCGGGTACATGAGACGCATTCCGCCCGACATGGTCGCTTCCTTCAGGCACCGGATGGTCAACATCCACCCGTCCCTCCTGCCGGCGTTCGGAGGCTCCGGCATGTATGGAGCTCGGGTCCATGAAGCCGTTGTGGCACATGGTGTCCGGATTACCGGTGCCACTGTCCACTTTGTCGACGAAACGTACGACACGGGCCCTATCATCCTGCAGCAGGCGGTTCCGGTCCATCAAGACGACACTCCCGCGGACGTGGCTGCACGTGTGCTGGCAGTGGAACATTCACTTTATCCCGAGGCCATCCAGCTGTTGGCCGCCAACCGACTGACGGTTCATGGCCGTCGGGTCAGAATACAAGACGCATGA